Proteins from one Hoplias malabaricus isolate fHopMal1 chromosome 2, fHopMal1.hap1, whole genome shotgun sequence genomic window:
- the zc3h13 gene encoding zinc finger CCCH domain-containing protein 13 isoform X3: protein MSKIRRKVTVENSKTISESSSNTTTPSRRPSVFERLGPSTGSNAAEQTHCRNWLKTGNCSYGNTCRYTHGTPSRGKGFSGTFSRSAERPTGDLRERMKNKRQDVDADTQKREADEPTSPTVRQRDSSRGRHREKEDIKITKERTPASEEETEWEANREDSDNGDYDYELSLEMKRQKIQRELMKLEQENMDKREEIIIKKEETMNKTRTGSTSKERGSPERSSSKGSPSSRKSAGSPKRKASGKAGSSGKKEKKSSTSSSIISSPTVEQSRPEEAESRSSKTGHGKKKGPRTPSPPPPVPLDLPVGGKKHKGKHKNKEKSEDKQKEAKERGRDTEKHKEKKEKRRDRSDSSHKAKRSVTSEERSGSVSSPNREISPQTRRKSASPKAVSQKQSSPQRSRTPPRHHRSPSPVSRHHHSPSSHSGSSHQRHTPSPRRHRGSASPSYQRDLPPSSSSPPATQASRHSRSRSPPTPHREASPVCRGRSSPASRHHSQGRERGRSERKRSPAQERRHESRDESRGKREKDSVRSDRGYEADQNSSRDEQGSRDRDRRTDRERRETRDDRQHRNQGDAKEIRESRTAETRDRSGRESLEQRERDRDRERERERERERERERNDTQRKEDTSAQEERSYGRGHGREEGRSESRAEIRNESRQERTGRGRGRATEATDKGSARGSRASQGDSGGSGGHESWDSRSSGLRERSTERTTERVSERDRYDNDRQRGEQTRDSSYDRRGSHADRDRRDNRDRDQRAPSPSRHQSRSDEMEREERREERRGERGESDRREERGREREREREREREREREREKEREREAERERDRARERDREREREREREEREREREREREREEREREREREREEREREREREERERERERERKEREREREQRERDRQREWEEREKCREERRDRREESRDERLGRDNHKERKGSGRKRHRVESSPSPRPSPKKLRESSPAESDGYNSTEEKGDKHRLLSQVVRPQEPCRSPPRLSTEDKPPARWREDERRGDKKDVRSRHEEAEARARVTERRGDHVPEIPAAAVPSETRRVKDQRDTTSPPPAPASPEGRDSAVSAVHEEAKKKTKSQKKNLKKIRKEEEGSVAGPAERFNPELPLPSSSSAPPEAPRTLVSPRKIGKKKVVERKRKRSRGPESDISEDEQAAQHPVSKRRRGPRTPPPINKEDLPSQRALMAGRLAAAPPLKMDTHFSDWSDEDVPERADPSTTSLLGERPPDRLLPAELPPRRGRNIAPLLPDPPMLMQTLPLQPLLPQHMLRKPQETQLQQPQPQRSGSMGSNQIRASSRRIRSPSSDSAHRAEENQPGVRSRRGRMIAGNSRDRDRERERERDRERERERERERTAAANETMGGERKSRIDQLRRGEPSRSTSSDRQDSRSHSSRRSSPESERQGRSRAGSYDSRERERERELPFERERKDHRQPQNQPPPAQQRDWEPEPREWVGRGREPLLLRGNREPIRERDLREMRERERLLPEGLMAHERLDRDRGERERDRGERERMLPFDFPLLGDPKNRTELRMERGDYEPLLPREALMDMDKPSTTEDPHTQTEACETEKVDSLDEDDGKGEDVQSVVSGGEEYEPISDDELDEILADSQKRDEQQDEDRISGPLDVIDVDWSSLMPKKKQEQRTPGAALLRFTPGAVLLRAGVSRRLAGPHLLTRVKEVCAKELEDAKDAEKLFEHDLGALNMAALNRRTERSNLLRNLGPCCKALCARRDIAIRRQLLKNDKGTTKQIYTSAPVVDQELLQLSVRLFKKKMAAGQDKAEQAPVASAPAEVCVS from the exons ATGTCCAAGATCAGGCGGAAGGTGACAGTGGAGAATTCGAAGACCATTTCTGAGAGCAGCAGCAACACGACCACTCCATCTCGCCGGCCCAGCGTTTTCGAAAGACTCGGACCCAGCACGGGCAGTAATGCTGCTGAA CAGACCCACTGTAGAAATTGGTTGAAGACAGGAAATTGCAGTTACGGCAACACTTGTCGCTACACCCATGGAACCCCTTCAAGAGGCAAAGGTTTTTCTGGAACATTCAGCAG GTCTGCCGAGAGGCCCACTGGGGATCTCCGGGAAAGAATGAAGAATAAGAGACAGGATGTTGATGCAGACACTCAAAAAAGAGAGGCAGACGAACCTACTTCACCCACAGTTAGA CAGAGAGATTCATCCCGaggtagacacagagagaaagaggataTAAAGATTACTAAAGAACGAACCCCAGCCAGTGAAGAGGAAACAGAGTGGGAAGCCAATCGCGAAG ACTCAGATAACGGTGACTACGACTACGAGTTATCCCTGGAGATGAAAAGGCAGAAGATCCAGCGGGAGCTGATGAAGCTCGAGCAGGAGAACATGGACAAACGAGAAGAAATCATTATCAAGAAAGAG GAAACCATGAACAAAACCAGGACAGGCAGTACTTCCAAAGAGCGG GGATCTCCTGAGCGATCCAGCTCCAAGGGCTCACCCTCATCCCGCAAATCTGCAGGCTCCCCAAAACGCAAGGCTTCTGGGAAAGCAGGCTCATCAGGCAAGAAAGAGAAGAAGTCTTCCACCTCCTCTTCCATCATCTCGTCTCCTACAGTGGAGCAGAGCAGGCCTGAGGAGGCAGAGAGCAG ATCATCCAAAACTGGACACGGCAAGAAGAAGGGGCCGCGGACTCCCAGCCCTCCGCCTCCTGTGCCCTTGGACCTGCCTGTGGGAGGCAAAAAGCACAAGGGCAAGCACAAGAACAAGGAAAAGAGTGAGGATAAACAGAAAGAGGCAAAGGAGCGTGGCAGGGACACTGAAAAGcacaaggagaaaaaggagaagcGCAG GGACCGTTCTGACAGTTCCCACAAGGCTAAGCGCTCCGTGACATCAGAGGAACGTTCAGGCAGCGTGTCGTCCCCCAATAGAGAGATATCTCCCCAAACAAGAAGGAAGTCCGCATCCCCCAAAGCTGTCAGTCAGAAACAGAGTTCACCCCAAAG GTCCCGTACCCCGCCCCGTCATCACCGCAGTCCCTCCCCAGTGTCACGCCATCACCACTCCCCCTCCTCCCACTCTGGCTCCTCCCATCAGCGCCACACTCCCTCCCCACGTCGTCACAGAGGTTCTGCCTCCCCATCCTACCAGCGCGACCTTCCTCCATCCTCATCCTCGCCCCCTGCTACTCAGGCTTCTCGCCATTCACGTTCTCGctcgccccccaccccccacaggGAGGCATCCCCTGTCTGCCGTGGGCGCTCCAGTCCTGCCTCGAGACATCACTCACAGGGTCGGGAGAGGGGGAggagtgagaggaagaggagccCTGCCCAGGAAAGACGCCATGAAAGCAGAGATG AGAGTCGTGGCAAGCGAGAAAAGGACAGCGTTCGTAGTGATCGTGGATATGAGGCGGATCAGAACTCCTCACGAGATGAGCAAGGGAGTCGAGACAGGGATCGCCGCACTGACCGTGAACGCAGAGAGACACGAGATGATCGTCAGCATCGTAACCAAGGAGACGCCAAGGAAATACGGGAGTCACGCACAGCGGAGACCAGAGACCGCTCTGGCAGAGAGTCACTGgaacagcgagagagagacagagacagagagagggagcgagagagagaaagggagagagagagggagcggaATGACACACAAAGAAAGGAGGACACTTCGGCGCAAGAAGAGAGGAGCTATGGCAGAGGACATGGCAGAGAGGAGGGCCGGAGCGAGAGCAGGGCAGAGATCAGGAATGAGTCACGGCAAGAAAGGACAGGCAGAGGGAGAGGACGAGCAACAGAGGCCACTGACAAAG GTTCAGCTCGAGGGTCTCGTGCATCACAAGGTGACAGCGGGGGCAGTGGTGGTCATGAAAGTTGGGATTCTCGCAGCAGtgggctgagagagaggagcacaGAGAGAACCACTGAGAGAGTGTCAGAGCGGGACCGCTATGATAACGACAGGCAGCGTGGCGAGCAGACCAGGGACTCGTCCTACGACCGACGAGGAAGTCACGCTGACCGGGATCGTCGTGATAACAGGGACAGAG ATCAGAGAGCGCCCTCTCCCAGCCGCCACCAGAGCCGCAGCGACGAAATGGAGcgggaagagaggagagaggagcgcAGGGGTGAACGAGGGGAGTCTGACAGACGAGAGGAGCGTGGgcgcgagcgagagagagaacgagagagggagagagagagggagcgtgaacgagagaaggagagggagcgagaggcAGAGAGGGAGCGGGACCGGGCCAGGGAGAGAGACcgtgagagagaacgagagagggaaagagaggaacGAGAGAGGGAGCgggaaagggagagggagagggaggagagagaaagagagcgagaacGAGAGAGGGAGGAACGAGAGCGGGAACGAGAGAGGGAAGAGCGTGAACGAGAGAGGGAGCGTGAGAGGAAAGAaagggagcgagagagggagcagagagagagggatagacaGAGGGAAtgggaggagagggagaaatgcagggaggagaggagggacAGGAGAGAAGAGTCGCGGGATGAGCGCTTGGGACGAGACAACCACAAAGAACGAAAGGGAAG TGGTCGCAAAAGGCATCGTGTGGAGAGCAGTCCCAGCCCACGCCCCTCTCCCAAAAAATTACGGGAGTCTAGCCCTGCAGAAAGTGATGGTTACAACAGTACTGAGGAGAAAG GTGATAAACACAGACTACTGAGTCAGGTTGTGCGTCCACAGGAGCCATGCCGCTCTCCTCCACGCTTATCCACTGAGGACAAACCCCCCGCTCGCTGGAGGGAAGACGAACGCCGTGGGGACAAGAAGGACGTTCGCAGCCGACACGAGGAAGCGGAAGCTCGTGCGAGAGTGACAGAGCGCCGTGGGGATCATGTTCCAGAGATACCTGCCGCTGCCGTGCCTTCTGAAACTCGAAGAGTGAAAGATCAGAGAGATACCACCTCTCCACCCCCAGCTCCGGCCAGCCCTGAAGGACGGGATTCCGCTGTTTCAGCTGTCCACGAGGAAGCCAAGAAAAAGACAAAGTCTCAGAAAAAGAACCTGAAAAAGATCAGGAAAGAAGAAGAGGGGAGTGTTGCTGGACCCGCAGAACGTTTTAACCCTGAACTACCTCTTCCTTCATCCTCCTCTGCCCCCCCTGAGGCCCCCCGGACACTTGTATCTCCCCGGAAGATTGGCAAGAAGAAAGTCGTAGAGCGTAAGCGTAAGCGCTCACGAGGTCCTGAGTCTGACATTTCTGAGGACGAGCAGGCTGCCCAGCACCCAGTCAGCAAGAGACGCCGGGGCCCTCGCACACCTCCACCCATCAATAAAGAGGACCTCCCGTCCCAGAGGGCGCTCATGGCTGGACGCCTTGCTGCAGCCCCTCCGCTCAAAATGGACACACATTTCAGTGACTGGTCTGACGAGGATGTTCCAGAGCGGGCTGATCCTTCCACTACTTCACTTCTAG GTGAGCGACCTCCAGATCGGTTGCTCCCCGCTGAGCTACCTCCCAGAAGGGGCAGAAACATTGCACCCCTGTTGCCCGATCCGCCCATGTTGATGCAGACTTTACCCCTGCAACCTCTTCTGCCCCAGCACATGCTACGCAAGCCACAGGAAACCCAACTGCAGCAACCTCAGCCGCAGCGCAGTGGCAGCATGGGCAGCAACCAAATTCGAGCGTCCTCCCGAAGGATCCGATCTCCTTCTAGTGACTCCGCCCACCGCGCAGAAGAAAACCAACCGGGGGTGCGTTCACGTCGTGGACGCATGATTGCAGGAAACTCCCGTGACCGGGACAGAGAACGGGAGCGGGAGAGggacagggaaagagagagggaacgaGAAAGGGAGAGAACAGCAGCAGCCAATGAAACAATGGGAGGAGAGAGGAAGTCGAGGATCGACCAGCTTAGGAGAGGAGAGCCCAGTCGCAGCACCTCATCGG ATCGGCAGGACTCACGAAGCCACAGCTCAAGACGCAGTTCTCCAGAGTCGGAGCGTCAGGGCCGTTCTCGTGCTGGCTCTTACGACAGTCGTGAGCGTGAACGGGAGAGAGAGCTCCCGTTTGAGCGGGAGAGGAAGGATCACCGGCAACCACAAAACCAGCCACCTCCAGCACAGCAGCGCGACTGGGAGCCAGAGCCACGGGAGTGGGTTGGCCGAGGGCGAGAACCTCTTCTACTGCGTGGCAACCGGGAGCCAATTCGAGAGCGGGACCTGAGAGAGATgcgtgaaagagagagacttcTGCCTGAAGGGCTGATGGCACACGAACGCCTCGACCGAGACCGTGGGGAAAGAGAAAGGGACAGAGGAGAACGAGAACGAATGCTGCCATTTGACTTCCCACTACTAGGGGACCCCAAGAATCGGACGGAGTTGAGGATGGAACGAGGAGATTATGAGCCTCTGCTACCCAGGGAAGCTCTAATGGACATGGACAAACCCAGCACTACAGAGGAtccacacacgcagacagaggccTGTGAGACAGAAAAGGTGGACAGCCTTGATG AGGATGATGGGAAAGGAGAGGATGTGCAGTCTGTGGTGTCTGGTGGTGAGGAGTATGAGCCCATCAGTGATGACGAGCTGGATGAGATCCTGGCTGACAGCCAAAAGAGAGACGAGCAGCAGGATGAGGACAGGATTTCAG GGCCATTGGATGTGATTGATGTGGACTGGTCAAGTCTGATGCCGAAGAAGAAGCAGGAGCAGCGTACTCCAGGGGCAGCACTGCTCAGATTCACACCTGGTGCTGTGCTCCTGCGAGCAGGGGTCTCGAGGCGACTTGCTGGACCCCACCTGCTTACACGTGTAAAAGAGGTCTGTGCCAAAGAGTTGGAAGATGCAAAAG ATGCAGAAAAGCTGTTTGAACATGACCTGGGTGCGCTGAACATGGCTGCCCTCAACAGAAGGACGGAGAGGTCAAATCTGTTGAGGAACCTTGGGCCTTGCTGTAAGGCTCTGTGTGCCCGCAGGGACATCGCCATCCGCAGGCAGCTCCTCAAAAATGACAAG
- the zc3h13 gene encoding zinc finger CCCH domain-containing protein 13 isoform X2, with amino-acid sequence MSKIRRKVTVENSKTISESSSNTTTPSRRPSVFERLGPSTGSNAAETHCRNWLKTGNCSYGNTCRYTHGTPSRGKGFSGTFSRSAERPTGDLRERMKNKRQDVDADTQKREADEPTSPTVRQRDSSRGRHREKEDIKITKERTPASEEETEWEANREDSDNGDYDYELSLEMKRQKIQRELMKLEQENMDKREEIIIKKEETMNKTRTGSTSKERGSPERSSSKGSPSSRKSAGSPKRKASGKAGSSGKKEKKSSTSSSIISSPTVEQSRPEEAESRSSKTGHGKKKGPRTPSPPPPVPLDLPVGGKKHKGKHKNKEKSEDKQKEAKERGRDTEKHKEKKEKRRDRSDSSHKAKRSVTSEERSGSVSSPNREISPQTRRKSASPKAVSQKQSSPQRSRTPPRHHRSPSPVSRHHHSPSSHSGSSHQRHTPSPRRHRGSASPSYQRDLPPSSSSPPATQASRHSRSRSPPTPHREASPVCRGRSSPASRHHSQGRERGRSERKRSPAQERRHESRDESRGKREKDSVRSDRGYEADQNSSRDEQGSRDRDRRTDRERRETRDDRQHRNQGDAKEIRESRTAETRDRSGRESLEQRERDRDRERERERERERERERNDTQRKEDTSAQEERSYGRGHGREEGRSESRAEIRNESRQERTGRGRGRATEATDKGSARGSRASQGDSGGSGGHESWDSRSSGLRERSTERTTERVSERDRYDNDRQRGEQTRDSSYDRRGSHADRDRRDNRDRDQRAPSPSRHQSRSDEMEREERREERRGERGESDRREERGREREREREREREREREREKEREREAERERDRARERDREREREREREEREREREREREREEREREREREREEREREREREERERERERERKEREREREQRERDRQREWEEREKCREERRDRREESRDERLGRDNHKERKGSGRKRHRVESSPSPRPSPKKLRESSPAESDGYNSTEEKGDKHRLLSQVVRPQEPCRSPPRLSTEDKPPARWREDERRGDKKDVRSRHEEAEARARVTERRGDHVPEIPAAAVPSETRRVKDQRDTTSPPPAPASPEGRDSAVSAVHEEAKKKTKSQKKNLKKIRKEEEGSVAGPAERFNPELPLPSSSSAPPEAPRTLVSPRKIGKKKVVERKRKRSRGPESDISEDEQAAQHPVSKRRRGPRTPPPINKEDLPSQRALMAGRLAAAPPLKMDTHFSDWSDEDVPERADPSTTSLLGERPPDRLLPAELPPRRGRNIAPLLPDPPMLMQTLPLQPLLPQHMLRKPQETQLQQPQPQRSGSMGSNQIRASSRRIRSPSSDSAHRAEENQPGVRSRRGRMIAGNSRDRDRERERERDRERERERERERTAAANETMGGERKSRIDQLRRGEPSRSTSSDRQDSRSHSSRRSSPESERQGRSRAGSYDSRERERERELPFERERKDHRQPQNQPPPAQQRDWEPEPREWVGRGREPLLLRGNREPIRERDLREMRERERLLPEGLMAHERLDRDRGERERDRGERERMLPFDFPLLGDPKNRTELRMERGDYEPLLPREALMDMDKPSTTEDPHTQTEACETEKVDSLDEEDDGKGEDVQSVVSGGEEYEPISDDELDEILADSQKRDEQQDEDRISGPLDVIDVDWSSLMPKKKQEQRTPGAALLRFTPGAVLLRAGVSRRLAGPHLLTRVKEVCAKELEDAKDAEKLFEHDLGALNMAALNRRTERSNLLRNLGPCCKALCARRDIAIRRQLLKNDKGTTKQIYTSAPVVDQELLQLSVRLFKKKMAAGQDKAEQAPVASAPAEVCVS; translated from the exons ATGTCCAAGATCAGGCGGAAGGTGACAGTGGAGAATTCGAAGACCATTTCTGAGAGCAGCAGCAACACGACCACTCCATCTCGCCGGCCCAGCGTTTTCGAAAGACTCGGACCCAGCACGGGCAGTAATGCTGCTGAA ACCCACTGTAGAAATTGGTTGAAGACAGGAAATTGCAGTTACGGCAACACTTGTCGCTACACCCATGGAACCCCTTCAAGAGGCAAAGGTTTTTCTGGAACATTCAGCAG GTCTGCCGAGAGGCCCACTGGGGATCTCCGGGAAAGAATGAAGAATAAGAGACAGGATGTTGATGCAGACACTCAAAAAAGAGAGGCAGACGAACCTACTTCACCCACAGTTAGA CAGAGAGATTCATCCCGaggtagacacagagagaaagaggataTAAAGATTACTAAAGAACGAACCCCAGCCAGTGAAGAGGAAACAGAGTGGGAAGCCAATCGCGAAG ACTCAGATAACGGTGACTACGACTACGAGTTATCCCTGGAGATGAAAAGGCAGAAGATCCAGCGGGAGCTGATGAAGCTCGAGCAGGAGAACATGGACAAACGAGAAGAAATCATTATCAAGAAAGAG GAAACCATGAACAAAACCAGGACAGGCAGTACTTCCAAAGAGCGG GGATCTCCTGAGCGATCCAGCTCCAAGGGCTCACCCTCATCCCGCAAATCTGCAGGCTCCCCAAAACGCAAGGCTTCTGGGAAAGCAGGCTCATCAGGCAAGAAAGAGAAGAAGTCTTCCACCTCCTCTTCCATCATCTCGTCTCCTACAGTGGAGCAGAGCAGGCCTGAGGAGGCAGAGAGCAG ATCATCCAAAACTGGACACGGCAAGAAGAAGGGGCCGCGGACTCCCAGCCCTCCGCCTCCTGTGCCCTTGGACCTGCCTGTGGGAGGCAAAAAGCACAAGGGCAAGCACAAGAACAAGGAAAAGAGTGAGGATAAACAGAAAGAGGCAAAGGAGCGTGGCAGGGACACTGAAAAGcacaaggagaaaaaggagaagcGCAG GGACCGTTCTGACAGTTCCCACAAGGCTAAGCGCTCCGTGACATCAGAGGAACGTTCAGGCAGCGTGTCGTCCCCCAATAGAGAGATATCTCCCCAAACAAGAAGGAAGTCCGCATCCCCCAAAGCTGTCAGTCAGAAACAGAGTTCACCCCAAAG GTCCCGTACCCCGCCCCGTCATCACCGCAGTCCCTCCCCAGTGTCACGCCATCACCACTCCCCCTCCTCCCACTCTGGCTCCTCCCATCAGCGCCACACTCCCTCCCCACGTCGTCACAGAGGTTCTGCCTCCCCATCCTACCAGCGCGACCTTCCTCCATCCTCATCCTCGCCCCCTGCTACTCAGGCTTCTCGCCATTCACGTTCTCGctcgccccccaccccccacaggGAGGCATCCCCTGTCTGCCGTGGGCGCTCCAGTCCTGCCTCGAGACATCACTCACAGGGTCGGGAGAGGGGGAggagtgagaggaagaggagccCTGCCCAGGAAAGACGCCATGAAAGCAGAGATG AGAGTCGTGGCAAGCGAGAAAAGGACAGCGTTCGTAGTGATCGTGGATATGAGGCGGATCAGAACTCCTCACGAGATGAGCAAGGGAGTCGAGACAGGGATCGCCGCACTGACCGTGAACGCAGAGAGACACGAGATGATCGTCAGCATCGTAACCAAGGAGACGCCAAGGAAATACGGGAGTCACGCACAGCGGAGACCAGAGACCGCTCTGGCAGAGAGTCACTGgaacagcgagagagagacagagacagagagagggagcgagagagagaaagggagagagagagggagcggaATGACACACAAAGAAAGGAGGACACTTCGGCGCAAGAAGAGAGGAGCTATGGCAGAGGACATGGCAGAGAGGAGGGCCGGAGCGAGAGCAGGGCAGAGATCAGGAATGAGTCACGGCAAGAAAGGACAGGCAGAGGGAGAGGACGAGCAACAGAGGCCACTGACAAAG GTTCAGCTCGAGGGTCTCGTGCATCACAAGGTGACAGCGGGGGCAGTGGTGGTCATGAAAGTTGGGATTCTCGCAGCAGtgggctgagagagaggagcacaGAGAGAACCACTGAGAGAGTGTCAGAGCGGGACCGCTATGATAACGACAGGCAGCGTGGCGAGCAGACCAGGGACTCGTCCTACGACCGACGAGGAAGTCACGCTGACCGGGATCGTCGTGATAACAGGGACAGAG ATCAGAGAGCGCCCTCTCCCAGCCGCCACCAGAGCCGCAGCGACGAAATGGAGcgggaagagaggagagaggagcgcAGGGGTGAACGAGGGGAGTCTGACAGACGAGAGGAGCGTGGgcgcgagcgagagagagaacgagagagggagagagagagggagcgtgaacgagagaaggagagggagcgagaggcAGAGAGGGAGCGGGACCGGGCCAGGGAGAGAGACcgtgagagagaacgagagagggaaagagaggaacGAGAGAGGGAGCgggaaagggagagggagagggaggagagagaaagagagcgagaacGAGAGAGGGAGGAACGAGAGCGGGAACGAGAGAGGGAAGAGCGTGAACGAGAGAGGGAGCGTGAGAGGAAAGAaagggagcgagagagggagcagagagagagggatagacaGAGGGAAtgggaggagagggagaaatgcagggaggagaggagggacAGGAGAGAAGAGTCGCGGGATGAGCGCTTGGGACGAGACAACCACAAAGAACGAAAGGGAAG TGGTCGCAAAAGGCATCGTGTGGAGAGCAGTCCCAGCCCACGCCCCTCTCCCAAAAAATTACGGGAGTCTAGCCCTGCAGAAAGTGATGGTTACAACAGTACTGAGGAGAAAG GTGATAAACACAGACTACTGAGTCAGGTTGTGCGTCCACAGGAGCCATGCCGCTCTCCTCCACGCTTATCCACTGAGGACAAACCCCCCGCTCGCTGGAGGGAAGACGAACGCCGTGGGGACAAGAAGGACGTTCGCAGCCGACACGAGGAAGCGGAAGCTCGTGCGAGAGTGACAGAGCGCCGTGGGGATCATGTTCCAGAGATACCTGCCGCTGCCGTGCCTTCTGAAACTCGAAGAGTGAAAGATCAGAGAGATACCACCTCTCCACCCCCAGCTCCGGCCAGCCCTGAAGGACGGGATTCCGCTGTTTCAGCTGTCCACGAGGAAGCCAAGAAAAAGACAAAGTCTCAGAAAAAGAACCTGAAAAAGATCAGGAAAGAAGAAGAGGGGAGTGTTGCTGGACCCGCAGAACGTTTTAACCCTGAACTACCTCTTCCTTCATCCTCCTCTGCCCCCCCTGAGGCCCCCCGGACACTTGTATCTCCCCGGAAGATTGGCAAGAAGAAAGTCGTAGAGCGTAAGCGTAAGCGCTCACGAGGTCCTGAGTCTGACATTTCTGAGGACGAGCAGGCTGCCCAGCACCCAGTCAGCAAGAGACGCCGGGGCCCTCGCACACCTCCACCCATCAATAAAGAGGACCTCCCGTCCCAGAGGGCGCTCATGGCTGGACGCCTTGCTGCAGCCCCTCCGCTCAAAATGGACACACATTTCAGTGACTGGTCTGACGAGGATGTTCCAGAGCGGGCTGATCCTTCCACTACTTCACTTCTAG GTGAGCGACCTCCAGATCGGTTGCTCCCCGCTGAGCTACCTCCCAGAAGGGGCAGAAACATTGCACCCCTGTTGCCCGATCCGCCCATGTTGATGCAGACTTTACCCCTGCAACCTCTTCTGCCCCAGCACATGCTACGCAAGCCACAGGAAACCCAACTGCAGCAACCTCAGCCGCAGCGCAGTGGCAGCATGGGCAGCAACCAAATTCGAGCGTCCTCCCGAAGGATCCGATCTCCTTCTAGTGACTCCGCCCACCGCGCAGAAGAAAACCAACCGGGGGTGCGTTCACGTCGTGGACGCATGATTGCAGGAAACTCCCGTGACCGGGACAGAGAACGGGAGCGGGAGAGggacagggaaagagagagggaacgaGAAAGGGAGAGAACAGCAGCAGCCAATGAAACAATGGGAGGAGAGAGGAAGTCGAGGATCGACCAGCTTAGGAGAGGAGAGCCCAGTCGCAGCACCTCATCGG ATCGGCAGGACTCACGAAGCCACAGCTCAAGACGCAGTTCTCCAGAGTCGGAGCGTCAGGGCCGTTCTCGTGCTGGCTCTTACGACAGTCGTGAGCGTGAACGGGAGAGAGAGCTCCCGTTTGAGCGGGAGAGGAAGGATCACCGGCAACCACAAAACCAGCCACCTCCAGCACAGCAGCGCGACTGGGAGCCAGAGCCACGGGAGTGGGTTGGCCGAGGGCGAGAACCTCTTCTACTGCGTGGCAACCGGGAGCCAATTCGAGAGCGGGACCTGAGAGAGATgcgtgaaagagagagacttcTGCCTGAAGGGCTGATGGCACACGAACGCCTCGACCGAGACCGTGGGGAAAGAGAAAGGGACAGAGGAGAACGAGAACGAATGCTGCCATTTGACTTCCCACTACTAGGGGACCCCAAGAATCGGACGGAGTTGAGGATGGAACGAGGAGATTATGAGCCTCTGCTACCCAGGGAAGCTCTAATGGACATGGACAAACCCAGCACTACAGAGGAtccacacacgcagacagaggccTGTGAGACAGAAAAGGTGGACAGCCTTGATG AAGAGGATGATGGGAAAGGAGAGGATGTGCAGTCTGTGGTGTCTGGTGGTGAGGAGTATGAGCCCATCAGTGATGACGAGCTGGATGAGATCCTGGCTGACAGCCAAAAGAGAGACGAGCAGCAGGATGAGGACAGGATTTCAG GGCCATTGGATGTGATTGATGTGGACTGGTCAAGTCTGATGCCGAAGAAGAAGCAGGAGCAGCGTACTCCAGGGGCAGCACTGCTCAGATTCACACCTGGTGCTGTGCTCCTGCGAGCAGGGGTCTCGAGGCGACTTGCTGGACCCCACCTGCTTACACGTGTAAAAGAGGTCTGTGCCAAAGAGTTGGAAGATGCAAAAG ATGCAGAAAAGCTGTTTGAACATGACCTGGGTGCGCTGAACATGGCTGCCCTCAACAGAAGGACGGAGAGGTCAAATCTGTTGAGGAACCTTGGGCCTTGCTGTAAGGCTCTGTGTGCCCGCAGGGACATCGCCATCCGCAGGCAGCTCCTCAAAAATGACAAG